One window from the genome of Desulfobaccales bacterium encodes:
- the gspE gene encoding type II secretion system ATPase GspE yields MSPLPAALKAWEPIQPFPGLSVRFLKESRCLPVKQEDGRVLLAMADPEDLETRRTLEAVLAAAVEPVQVPEEAILEGIEAVYLPGSAMARLVDGLEQEEYEGPQEETAEIGHLRDMAREAPIIQLVNLLISRAIEIGASDIHLEPFENQFRVRYRKDGVLFDAESPPKALEPAVISRLKIMARMDIAERRLPQDGRFRLKFQGRDIDFRVSTLPNLFGESMVIRILDRERVVLDLERLGFPPDTLADFDRLIHKPYGMILVTGPTGSGKTTTLYAALERINSVDKKIITVEDPVEYRVAGVIQMQVKPDIGLTFARGLRHIVRQDPDVILVGEIRDRETAEIAIHAALTGHLVFSTLHTNDAPGAVTRLLEMGIEDYLLASALLGVLAQRLVRVICPQCKVPAPPGEGVAAVEGATVYLGRGCEACAHTGYQGRTGIYELLLVNDDLRRLILKRADAVTLRQAAQQAGMRSLAADGWAKVKAGLTTPQEVLRVTHD; encoded by the coding sequence ATGAGTCCCCTTCCCGCCGCCCTGAAGGCCTGGGAGCCCATCCAGCCTTTTCCGGGCCTGTCGGTGCGCTTCCTGAAAGAAAGCCGCTGCCTGCCGGTGAAGCAGGAGGACGGGCGGGTGCTCCTGGCCATGGCCGATCCCGAGGACCTGGAGACCCGCCGCACCCTGGAAGCGGTCCTGGCCGCGGCGGTGGAGCCGGTGCAGGTGCCCGAGGAGGCCATTTTGGAGGGCATCGAGGCGGTCTATCTCCCGGGGAGCGCCATGGCCCGCCTGGTGGACGGCCTGGAGCAGGAGGAATACGAAGGCCCCCAGGAAGAGACCGCTGAAATCGGGCACTTGCGGGACATGGCCCGGGAAGCCCCCATCATCCAGCTGGTAAACCTCCTCATCTCCCGGGCTATTGAGATCGGCGCCAGCGACATCCACCTGGAGCCCTTCGAGAACCAGTTCCGGGTGCGCTACCGCAAGGACGGGGTGCTCTTCGATGCCGAAAGCCCGCCCAAGGCCCTGGAGCCGGCGGTCATCTCCCGCCTGAAGATCATGGCCCGCATGGACATCGCCGAGCGGCGCCTGCCCCAGGACGGCCGTTTCCGCCTGAAATTCCAGGGCCGGGACATTGATTTCCGGGTCTCCACCCTCCCCAACCTCTTTGGCGAGAGCATGGTGATCCGCATCCTGGACCGGGAGCGGGTGGTCCTGGACCTGGAGCGCCTGGGCTTCCCGCCGGACACCCTGGCGGATTTTGACCGCCTCATCCACAAGCCCTACGGCATGATTCTGGTCACCGGGCCCACCGGCAGCGGCAAGACCACCACCCTGTATGCCGCCCTGGAGCGCATCAACTCGGTGGACAAAAAGATCATCACCGTGGAGGACCCGGTGGAATACCGGGTGGCCGGGGTCATCCAGATGCAGGTGAAGCCGGATATCGGCCTCACCTTCGCCCGGGGCCTGCGGCACATTGTGCGCCAGGACCCGGACGTTATCCTGGTAGGCGAGATCCGGGACCGGGAGACCGCCGAGATCGCCATCCATGCGGCCCTCACCGGGCATCTGGTCTTCAGCACCCTGCACACCAACGATGCCCCGGGCGCGGTGACCCGCCTTCTGGAGATGGGCATTGAGGACTATCTTTTGGCCTCGGCCCTCCTGGGGGTGCTGGCCCAGCGGCTGGTGCGGGTCATCTGCCCCCAGTGCAAGGTGCCGGCGCCGCCGGGGGAGGGGGTGGCGGCGGTGGAGGGTGCCACCGTCTATCTGGGCCGGGGCTGCGAGGCCTGCGCCCATACCGGTTATCAGGGGCGCACCGGGATTTATGAGCTCCTCCTGGTCAATGACGACCTGCGCCGCCTCATCCTCAAGCGGGCCGACGCCGTCACCCTGCGCCAGGCGGCCCAGCAGGCGGGCATGCGCTCGCTGGCGGCCGACGGCTGGGCCAAGGTCAAAGCCGGCCTCACCACCCCCCAGGAAGTGCTCCGGGTGACCCACGACTAG
- a CDS encoding lytic transglycosylase domain-containing protein, with the protein MACVRLALFLLCLVLPWGAGSNLAAAPASEVLRVTRKGVIYYYFPSQSSAEAGRLHRLPVPPKRTAAVPARKIPPQQLAPHIERAAQEHGLPPALIKAIIRVESGYNPAATSPKGAQGLMQLMPETASEVAVADPYDVQQNIWGGTRYLARLLARFNYRLPLALAAYNAGPARVERRQDIPNIPETQHYVRQVCAEFLKYRAQEKAPAPKTASPPSGP; encoded by the coding sequence ATGGCTTGCGTGCGTCTGGCCCTGTTCCTCCTCTGTTTGGTGCTCCCCTGGGGGGCCGGGTCGAATCTGGCTGCGGCTCCGGCTTCAGAAGTGCTTCGGGTCACCCGGAAGGGAGTGATTTACTATTATTTCCCTAGCCAATCTTCAGCCGAGGCGGGCAGGCTTCACCGCCTGCCGGTGCCCCCGAAGCGGACGGCCGCAGTCCCGGCCCGGAAGATTCCACCCCAGCAGTTGGCCCCGCACATCGAGCGGGCCGCCCAGGAGCACGGTCTGCCCCCGGCCCTGATCAAGGCCATCATCCGGGTGGAGTCCGGCTACAATCCGGCGGCCACCTCCCCCAAGGGGGCCCAGGGGCTGATGCAGCTCATGCCCGAGACCGCCAGCGAGGTGGCGGTGGCGGACCCCTATGATGTGCAGCAGAACATCTGGGGCGGCACCCGCTACCTGGCGCGCCTTCTGGCCCGCTTCAACTATCGCCTGCCCCTGGCCCTGGCGGCCTACAATGCCGGTCCGGCGCGGGTGGAGCGCCGCCAGGACATCCCCAATATCCCCGAAACGCAGCACTATGTGCGCCAGGTGTGCGCCGAATTCCTGAAATACCGCGCCCAGGAAAAGGCCCCGGCGCCAAAAACGGCGTCTCCTCCCTCCGGTCCCTGA
- the gspG gene encoding type II secretion system major pseudopilin GspG, translated as MAQRQRRREAGFTLIELMVVLFILALLAALVGPKFIGQVGKAKPKAAAVQIQMLANALDLFYLDVGRYPTTEEGLQALVKNPGTIAQWAGPYLDKGVPKDPWGRDYVYRFPGTHGNAYDLYSLGADGAEGGEGENRDITNWQSDSP; from the coding sequence GTGGCGCAAAGACAACGGCGACGTGAGGCGGGCTTCACCCTCATCGAGCTCATGGTGGTGCTCTTCATCCTGGCGCTTTTGGCGGCGCTGGTGGGGCCCAAGTTCATCGGCCAGGTGGGCAAGGCCAAGCCCAAGGCCGCGGCGGTGCAGATCCAGATGCTGGCCAACGCCCTGGACCTCTTCTACCTGGATGTGGGCCGCTATCCCACCACCGAGGAGGGCTTGCAGGCCCTGGTGAAGAACCCCGGCACCATCGCCCAGTGGGCCGGGCCGTATCTGGACAAGGGCGTGCCCAAGGACCCCTGGGGCCGGGACTATGTCTATCGCTTCCCGGGCACTCACGGCAACGCCTATGACCTCTACTCCCTGGGAGCCGACGGGGCTGAGGGGGGTGAGGGGGAAAACCGGGACATCACCAATTGGCAAAGCGACTCCCCATAA
- a CDS encoding GspH/FimT family pseudopilin, whose protein sequence is MAKRLPITCQRSRGFTFLELLAVLAILALLIGLVSPQLYGGLERERFRAAMRSFAAALRLARSAAVTDRQPVRVLVDLEQGRWWLEGGNRGGGWPPGTRLTDATLVWPDDGRRRGYLVFYPDGSSSGGRLVLVDRRGRTFSVNVDVVTSRVEMAAGG, encoded by the coding sequence TTGGCAAAGCGACTCCCCATAACCTGCCAGCGTAGCCGGGGCTTCACCTTCCTGGAGCTCCTGGCGGTTTTGGCCATCTTGGCCCTGCTCATCGGGCTGGTGTCGCCCCAACTCTATGGCGGCCTGGAACGGGAGCGCTTCCGGGCGGCCATGCGGAGTTTTGCCGCCGCCCTGCGTCTGGCCCGGAGCGCCGCAGTGACCGACCGCCAGCCGGTGCGGGTTCTGGTGGACCTGGAGCAAGGGCGCTGGTGGCTGGAGGGGGGGAACCGGGGAGGCGGCTGGCCGCCGGGCACCCGCCTGACCGACGCCACCCTGGTGTGGCCCGATGACGGGCGCCGGAGGGGGTATCTGGTCTTTTATCCGGACGGCAGCTCCTCCGGGGGCCGCCTCGTCCTGGTGGACCGCCGGGGCCGCACCTTTTCGGTCAATGTCGATGTGGTGACCAGCCGGGTGGAGATGGCCGCCGGTGGCTGA
- a CDS encoding DUF3789 domain-containing protein, with the protein MSYALVFYLGVMVGTLLGVGIMCLLAIGKEPVTEAEKEFSPPR; encoded by the coding sequence ATGTCATACGCACTCGTCTTTTACCTGGGGGTAATGGTGGGGACGCTTCTGGGAGTGGGGATCATGTGCCTGCTGGCCATCGGCAAAGAGCCGGTCACCGAGGCAGAAAAAGAATTTTCCCCGCCCCGCTGA
- a CDS encoding SLBB domain-containing protein: MVMREFICWLQIFLLVLLPVVPARGQVDQDLEEQAQFYLQRVGPSTTPGPVPAMPGPRVTLPPTLRPGQPGVDALGRPRVVPQPQPQVFTTAPQQPEEISAIERRAWDQMMFVRQYGYSFFSQPPTTFLPLHDVPVGPDYIIGPGDTIRLVLWGSVQAEYNLTVDRQGQIAVPQVGVIHVSGLTFGQLQTVMDRELKRQYQNFQFSVTLDNLRTIQVFVVGQARMPGSYSVSSLATVVNALYAAGGPAKSGSMRNIEVRRGNRVAAHFDMYDFLLKGDKTKDIRLMNGDVIFIPPVGPLVAIGTPKTPEELEEELTILARMELEEESALMRQMRITEPVEINWKSQEARRIVTGDDPVQRKRRMEELLRQTPGGIPVPPENIHKAEPERPSRGPTASWLKQGEEAENRYFKKRFGLTLKEAGQKVAMSRRMEGGGPIKVPGIFELKQERTLKDLLGLCGGLGDTAFKGRVQVLRVKNHKEMVLFEDDLEKVIRQAHPAVTLVDGDFVRVFKVPALVERKVAIAGAVRLPGEYGLTENMRVKDLVQLAGGLLHHASTEALEITRFHTSSSGTTSSQLTVNLKRALADDPRENVRLQPNDYLFVRPMPEWDVYKTVVVEGEVKYPGTYAIRKGETLSSLLTRVGGFTPSAYPFGAVLTRPSVKKQQKEELARALDQAEAITLAYYSGQTQQALEPEEVRRAEYFAKLQQQLLGRLRSIEPLGRVIVRVDDPERIRGTVNDIPLMDGDKLVVPQNPGTVSVLGAVFSPSAVVYASQATVNDYIRMAGGANRVGDMKNAYVIKANGSAVGRSSFGRFGFGQTWDGYQYVHHMGGVGSLRLDPGDTVVVPERLEKVTWLKPFKDIVSIISQLALTAGVIIVGLRN, from the coding sequence ATGGTTATGAGAGAGTTCATCTGCTGGCTGCAAATCTTCCTGTTGGTCCTTTTGCCGGTGGTTCCGGCCCGAGGCCAGGTGGACCAGGATCTGGAGGAACAGGCGCAATTCTACCTGCAGCGGGTGGGGCCTTCCACCACCCCGGGACCCGTCCCCGCCATGCCCGGCCCCCGGGTCACCCTGCCGCCCACGCTCAGGCCCGGCCAGCCCGGGGTGGACGCCCTGGGCCGCCCCCGGGTGGTGCCGCAGCCCCAGCCCCAGGTGTTCACCACCGCTCCCCAGCAGCCCGAAGAAATCTCCGCCATCGAGCGCCGGGCCTGGGACCAGATGATGTTTGTGCGCCAATACGGCTATAGCTTCTTCTCCCAGCCGCCCACCACTTTTCTCCCCCTCCACGACGTGCCCGTGGGGCCGGATTACATTATCGGCCCGGGGGACACTATCCGGCTGGTCCTCTGGGGCAGCGTCCAGGCAGAATACAATCTCACCGTGGACCGTCAGGGCCAGATCGCCGTCCCCCAGGTGGGGGTCATCCATGTGAGCGGCCTCACCTTCGGGCAGCTGCAGACGGTGATGGACCGGGAGCTGAAGCGCCAGTATCAGAACTTCCAGTTCAGCGTCACCCTGGACAACCTGCGCACCATCCAGGTCTTTGTGGTGGGGCAGGCCCGCATGCCCGGCAGTTACTCGGTCTCTTCCCTGGCCACCGTGGTCAATGCCCTCTATGCCGCCGGCGGCCCGGCCAAATCCGGGTCCATGCGCAATATCGAGGTGCGCCGGGGCAACCGGGTGGCGGCCCATTTCGACATGTATGACTTCCTCCTCAAGGGGGACAAGACCAAAGACATCCGCCTGATGAACGGCGATGTCATCTTCATTCCGCCGGTGGGGCCCCTGGTGGCCATCGGCACCCCCAAAACCCCCGAGGAGCTGGAGGAGGAGCTCACCATCCTGGCCCGCATGGAGCTGGAGGAAGAATCCGCCCTCATGCGCCAGATGCGGATCACCGAACCGGTGGAGATCAACTGGAAATCCCAGGAGGCGCGGCGCATCGTCACCGGCGATGACCCGGTGCAGCGCAAGCGCCGCATGGAGGAGCTCCTGCGCCAGACCCCCGGGGGCATCCCGGTGCCGCCGGAAAACATCCACAAAGCAGAGCCCGAAAGACCTTCCCGGGGCCCCACGGCCTCCTGGCTGAAGCAAGGGGAGGAGGCAGAAAACCGGTATTTCAAGAAGCGCTTCGGGCTCACCCTGAAGGAGGCCGGCCAGAAGGTGGCCATGAGCCGGCGCATGGAGGGGGGCGGTCCCATCAAGGTGCCCGGTATCTTTGAGCTGAAGCAGGAACGGACCTTAAAAGACCTTCTCGGCCTCTGCGGCGGCCTGGGGGACACCGCCTTCAAAGGCCGGGTGCAGGTGCTCAGGGTGAAGAACCACAAGGAGATGGTGCTCTTTGAGGATGACCTGGAGAAAGTCATCCGTCAGGCACACCCCGCCGTGACCCTGGTGGACGGCGACTTTGTCCGGGTCTTCAAGGTCCCGGCCCTGGTGGAGCGCAAAGTGGCCATTGCCGGCGCGGTGCGCCTGCCTGGCGAATATGGCCTGACGGAGAATATGCGGGTCAAGGACCTGGTGCAGCTGGCAGGCGGCCTGCTCCATCACGCCAGCACCGAGGCCCTGGAGATCACCCGCTTCCACACCTCTTCCTCCGGCACCACCTCCTCTCAGCTCACTGTGAATCTGAAACGGGCCCTGGCGGATGACCCCCGGGAGAATGTGCGCCTGCAGCCCAACGATTATCTCTTTGTGCGGCCCATGCCGGAGTGGGATGTCTACAAGACGGTGGTGGTGGAGGGTGAAGTCAAATACCCCGGCACCTACGCCATCCGCAAGGGGGAGACCTTAAGTTCCCTCCTCACCCGGGTGGGGGGCTTCACCCCTTCGGCCTATCCCTTCGGTGCGGTGCTCACCCGCCCCTCGGTGAAAAAGCAGCAGAAAGAGGAGCTGGCCCGGGCCCTGGACCAGGCCGAGGCCATCACTCTGGCCTACTACTCCGGCCAGACCCAGCAGGCCCTGGAGCCCGAGGAGGTGCGCCGGGCGGAGTACTTCGCCAAACTGCAGCAGCAGCTCCTGGGGCGCCTCAGATCCATTGAACCCCTGGGCCGGGTGATTGTGCGCGTCGATGATCCGGAGCGCATCCGGGGCACCGTAAACGACATCCCCCTGATGGACGGCGACAAGTTGGTGGTGCCTCAGAACCCCGGCACCGTCTCCGTGTTGGGCGCGGTCTTCAGCCCCTCGGCGGTGGTCTATGCCTCCCAGGCCACGGTCAATGATTACATCCGCATGGCCGGCGGCGCCAACCGGGTGGGGGATATGAAGAATGCCTACGTCATCAAGGCCAACGGCTCGGCGGTGGGCCGCAGCTCCTTTGGCCGCTTCGGCTTCGGGCAAACCTGGGACGGCTATCAGTACGTGCATCACATGGGCGGGGTCGGGTCCCTTCGGCTGGACCCCGGCGACACCGTGGTGGTGCCGGAAAGGCTGGAAAAGGTGACCTGGCTGAAGCCCTTCAAGGATATTGTTTCCATCATCTCCCAGCTCGCCCTCACCGCCGGGGTGATCATTGTGGGCCTGCGGAATTGA
- a CDS encoding type II secretion system F family protein — MPLFYYRAVDAAGNIITGNLESREEAQVVQHLHQGGLIPLEISREEPRRGWQAYLPRRRRLTRAELVLVTQELAVLLRAGLPLDRSLRILRDTSRRPGLKAVLDQLFRDVQAGKALSEALGRFPDFSPFYLSLIQAGETGGFLEVALERLADYLKAVGEFRQHLLTSLIYPGVLALVGGGTILLMLTYVVPRFEVFFKEMGQTLFWSTRLLLWASGVFLSWWWLGALGLALAFLAALRLLRTPAGRLARDRWQLKAPLVGELTRQVSAAFFAKTLGTLLKGGVPLVQSLEVVTGSVSNRYLSQSLETVAEEVKKGQSLSGLLRKSGLFPELFLQMIAVGEETGQLGDMLLRAADSLEGEARSQVRRLLAWLEPALILTMAAVVAFLIISLLLPILNLYEISL, encoded by the coding sequence ATGCCCCTCTTTTATTACCGGGCCGTGGATGCGGCCGGCAACATCATCACCGGCAATCTGGAATCCCGGGAGGAGGCCCAGGTGGTGCAGCATCTGCACCAAGGCGGCCTCATCCCCCTGGAGATCTCCCGGGAGGAGCCCCGCCGGGGATGGCAGGCCTACCTCCCCCGGCGCCGCCGCCTTACCCGGGCCGAACTCGTCCTTGTCACCCAGGAGCTGGCGGTGCTCCTCCGGGCCGGCCTGCCTTTGGACCGCAGCCTCCGCATCTTGAGGGACACCAGCCGCCGTCCCGGCCTGAAGGCGGTCCTGGACCAGCTCTTTCGGGATGTGCAGGCAGGCAAGGCCTTATCTGAAGCCCTGGGGCGCTTTCCCGATTTCTCGCCCTTTTACCTCAGCCTCATCCAGGCCGGGGAGACCGGGGGTTTTCTTGAGGTGGCCCTGGAGCGACTGGCGGATTATCTCAAGGCGGTGGGGGAATTCCGCCAGCACCTCCTCACCAGCCTCATCTACCCGGGGGTCCTGGCCCTGGTGGGCGGCGGCACCATCCTCCTCATGCTCACCTACGTGGTGCCCCGTTTTGAGGTCTTCTTCAAGGAGATGGGCCAGACCCTCTTTTGGAGCACCCGGCTGCTGTTGTGGGCCAGCGGCGTGTTTCTGAGCTGGTGGTGGCTGGGGGCCCTGGGGCTGGCCCTGGCGTTTTTGGCGGCGCTGCGCCTGCTGCGCACCCCTGCCGGCCGGCTGGCCCGGGACCGCTGGCAGCTCAAAGCCCCCCTGGTGGGGGAGCTCACCCGGCAGGTGTCCGCCGCCTTCTTCGCCAAGACCCTGGGCACCCTCCTCAAAGGGGGCGTGCCCCTGGTGCAGTCCCTGGAGGTGGTCACCGGCTCGGTGAGCAACCGCTATCTCTCCCAATCTCTGGAGACGGTGGCGGAAGAAGTGAAAAAGGGGCAGAGCCTGTCGGGCCTGCTCCGCAAATCCGGTCTCTTCCCGGAGCTTTTCCTGCAGATGATCGCGGTGGGAGAGGAGACCGGTCAGTTGGGGGACATGCTGCTGAGGGCGGCGGACTCCCTGGAGGGGGAGGCCCGCAGCCAGGTGCGGCGCCTGCTGGCCTGGCTGGAACCCGCCCTCATCCTCACCATGGCGGCGGTGGTGGCCTTTCTCATCATCTCTCTTTTGCTGCCCATTTTGAACCTGTATGAGATTTCGCTGTAA
- a CDS encoding Wzz/FepE/Etk N-terminal domain-containing protein — protein MMNTQDEKVRQLEEVHLLDYVIVLAKHSRKIIYTTLIVSLITLVVVFLLPKEYTATARIVPPQQNLTLSAQIIEGLGGAMIPGRAAFGALGGFAESLLGLKSPGDFFVGLLQSETISDRIIKRFDLRNEFRVTYIEEARAKLENLAKFRTTKYGLITVEVTHRQPDKAAAMANAFVEELANLLRDMAVQEASKRLTMLDRERQAAVVRLAKAEEDLRQFSEKNSVLFPDAQARGMLEYIANLKAAVDFREVELQVQKQWATPFNFQVQQLEAELKALREKLRQAETPGNGPEGASQVMIAVSKMPALGLEYLRLYREVKYQEGLYRVYTKLAEIARLDHARDALVLQVVDRAKAPEKKSRPKRLLILMMVTGFTFIFMVVYVFVWEHFRGPQSPDDRDRWQRLQAALDPWRQDLRRLSGRQADSSPPPRV, from the coding sequence ATGATGAACACGCAAGATGAAAAGGTCCGGCAACTGGAAGAAGTCCACCTGCTGGATTATGTTATCGTCTTGGCAAAACATAGCCGGAAAATCATCTATACCACTCTGATCGTCAGCCTGATCACCTTGGTGGTGGTGTTCCTCCTGCCCAAGGAATATACCGCCACCGCCCGTATCGTCCCGCCCCAGCAAAATCTCACCCTGAGTGCTCAGATCATAGAAGGGCTGGGGGGAGCCATGATTCCCGGCCGGGCGGCGTTTGGCGCCTTGGGCGGCTTTGCCGAAAGTCTTCTGGGTCTGAAAAGTCCTGGAGATTTTTTTGTGGGTTTGCTGCAGAGTGAAACCATTTCGGACCGGATCATTAAGCGGTTCGACTTGCGGAACGAGTTCAGGGTAACCTATATTGAGGAGGCCCGGGCCAAACTGGAGAACCTGGCTAAATTCCGCACCACCAAATACGGGCTGATCACGGTGGAGGTAACTCATCGCCAGCCTGACAAGGCGGCGGCGATGGCCAACGCCTTTGTGGAGGAGCTGGCCAACTTGCTCCGGGACATGGCGGTCCAGGAGGCTTCCAAACGTTTAACCATGCTCGATCGGGAGCGCCAGGCGGCTGTGGTGCGTCTGGCCAAGGCGGAGGAGGATCTCAGGCAGTTCAGCGAGAAAAACAGTGTCTTATTCCCGGATGCTCAGGCCCGGGGCATGCTGGAATACATCGCCAATCTGAAGGCGGCCGTTGACTTCCGGGAGGTGGAGCTGCAGGTGCAGAAGCAGTGGGCCACCCCCTTTAACTTCCAAGTGCAACAACTGGAGGCGGAGCTGAAGGCCCTGAGGGAGAAACTGAGGCAGGCGGAAACCCCAGGGAACGGTCCCGAGGGTGCCAGCCAGGTTATGATTGCGGTGAGCAAGATGCCCGCCCTCGGACTCGAATACCTGCGCCTGTATAGGGAAGTGAAGTATCAGGAGGGCCTCTATCGGGTCTATACCAAGCTGGCGGAGATCGCGCGGCTGGACCACGCCCGGGACGCCTTGGTACTGCAGGTGGTAGATCGCGCCAAGGCGCCGGAGAAGAAGTCCCGCCCCAAGCGGCTACTCATCCTGATGATGGTGACGGGCTTCACCTTTATTTTCATGGTGGTCTACGTCTTTGTCTGGGAACACTTCCGGGGGCCCCAGAGCCCGGATGACCGGGATCGGTGGCAACGTCTGCAGGCCGCCTTGGACCCGTGGCGCCAGGATCTGCGCCGCCTGAGCGGCCGCCAGGCCGATTCCTCACCGCCCCCAAGGGTGTGA